The following proteins are co-located in the Marinomonas profundi genome:
- the recJ gene encoding single-stranded-DNA-specific exonuclease RecJ, with amino-acid sequence MRIERRVVPTESNDFPNTMSATLQRVFMARDVVSVAQLDYRLPHLLRPDSLFDLSNAARILADAIVAGEKILIVGDFDADGATSTSLGILALEAMGAIAPEYLVPNRFEFGYGLTPEIVEVAQQSAPDVLVTVDNGIASIDGVLAAKHYGMKVVVTDHHLPGDSLPNADAIVNPNHPDCGFPSKNLAGVGVIFYVMSALRAELKRRNWFAEQHIPEPKMADFLDLVALGTVADVVPLDANNRILVQQGIKRIQAGLARPGILALLEVGRRDHTQLKASDLGFVVGPRLNAAGRLDDMSVGIECLLAVHPHQARDYAQQLDQFNRERKAIESDMKEQAELALVSLLDEEQEIPNGMCFYDADWHQGVIGILASRMKDKCHRPVIAFARVGEGELKGSARSIPGVHIRDALDLLAKRYPMLLSKFGGHAMAAGMSIKESHYDAFRLAFDAIITEWVTPAQLEATLFTDGPLAPEDFSLSFAEQVRLSGPWGQMFPEPCFDGVFDILQQRIVGEKHLKLMVREPNSGLLLDAISFFVDLEQWPNDNAAQARLVYKLDINEFRGQRNLQLLVDYLEPA; translated from the coding sequence ATGCGTATTGAGCGTCGAGTTGTACCGACTGAATCCAATGACTTTCCGAATACTATGTCTGCGACCTTGCAGCGGGTTTTTATGGCGCGCGATGTGGTGTCTGTGGCGCAGCTTGATTACCGCTTACCGCATTTACTAAGGCCGGATTCTTTATTTGATTTGTCTAACGCGGCACGCATTTTGGCGGACGCCATTGTGGCAGGAGAAAAAATTCTTATTGTTGGGGATTTTGACGCCGATGGCGCGACCAGCACCAGTTTGGGCATTCTTGCGTTAGAAGCCATGGGCGCGATCGCCCCAGAGTATTTGGTGCCCAACCGCTTTGAATTTGGTTATGGCCTGACACCCGAGATTGTCGAGGTCGCACAACAAAGCGCACCAGATGTCTTGGTGACGGTGGATAACGGTATTGCCAGTATTGATGGTGTCTTAGCCGCCAAGCATTACGGCATGAAAGTGGTGGTGACCGACCACCATTTACCAGGAGACAGTCTTCCTAACGCCGATGCCATTGTCAATCCGAATCACCCAGACTGCGGTTTTCCAAGTAAAAACTTGGCCGGCGTGGGGGTGATTTTTTACGTAATGTCAGCGTTAAGAGCCGAGCTGAAGCGGCGTAATTGGTTTGCTGAACAGCATATTCCTGAGCCCAAAATGGCGGATTTTTTGGATTTAGTGGCGCTTGGAACCGTGGCGGACGTTGTCCCCTTGGACGCCAATAATCGCATTTTAGTGCAGCAAGGTATTAAGCGCATTCAAGCAGGCTTAGCACGTCCGGGTATTTTGGCTTTATTGGAAGTCGGGCGCCGGGATCATACTCAGTTAAAAGCGTCAGATTTAGGCTTTGTGGTTGGCCCAAGGTTGAATGCAGCAGGGCGCTTAGACGATATGTCGGTCGGCATTGAGTGCCTACTGGCGGTGCATCCCCATCAGGCGCGTGATTATGCTCAGCAATTGGATCAATTCAATCGTGAGCGCAAAGCCATTGAATCGGACATGAAGGAGCAGGCCGAATTGGCTCTGGTGTCTTTGCTAGACGAAGAGCAAGAAATACCCAATGGCATGTGTTTTTACGACGCCGATTGGCATCAGGGCGTGATTGGGATTTTGGCGTCCCGGATGAAGGATAAATGCCATCGTCCGGTGATTGCGTTTGCCCGCGTGGGTGAAGGTGAGCTAAAAGGCTCAGCTCGTTCCATCCCCGGTGTTCATATCCGCGATGCGTTGGACTTATTGGCAAAACGTTATCCTATGTTGCTTAGCAAGTTCGGTGGCCACGCCATGGCGGCGGGCATGTCGATCAAAGAGTCTCACTATGATGCTTTTCGGTTAGCGTTTGATGCCATCATTACCGAATGGGTCACACCCGCACAATTAGAAGCGACATTGTTCACCGATGGGCCACTGGCACCGGAAGATTTTAGTTTGAGTTTTGCTGAGCAGGTTCGCTTGTCTGGCCCTTGGGGACAGATGTTTCCTGAACCGTGTTTTGATGGTGTGTTTGATATTTTGCAGCAGCGTATTGTTGGTGAAAAACATCTTAAACTCATGGTGCGCGAGCCGAACAGTGGGCTTTTGCTGGATGCGATTAGCTTTTTTGTTGATTTGGAGCAATGGCCTAACGACAACGCCGCGCAAGCACGTTTGGTCTATAAGCTGGACATCAATGAATTTCGTGGCCAGCGTAATCTGCAGTTGTTGGTAGACTATTTAGAGCCAGCCTGA
- a CDS encoding sugar MFS transporter has product MNNHSSATADKPQSNQRFALIALTSLFFMWGFITSLNDILIPHLKGVFDLSYTQAMMIQMCFFGAYFIVSIPAGTLVKKVGFQRGIGIGLMIAAAGCLLFIAAAKAQKYGIFLTALFVLAAGITILQVAANPLVTVMGPAKTASSRLTLSQAFNALGTTVAPIVGGALLFTVAGQYATKAQEAESVIVPYIGLAILLVVLAAIFTRISLPTPSNIEEETSDAPSASILQHRHLVLGAVAIFMYVGAEVAIGSLLVNFFGLENIAGLAEADAAHYVAYYWGGAMVGRFIGAALMQRISASLLLAINALAVIALIASAIVNDGLVAMWSILLVGLFNSIMFPTIFSLALKDLGPQTSRGSGFLCLAIVGGAILPVLQGYMADSIGLQISFILPALCYLYIAYYGVLGSKTKAL; this is encoded by the coding sequence ATGAACAATCATTCTTCTGCCACCGCTGACAAGCCACAATCAAACCAACGGTTTGCTTTGATCGCTTTAACATCACTCTTTTTTATGTGGGGCTTTATTACCTCACTTAACGACATTTTAATACCACACTTAAAAGGCGTATTCGACCTTAGTTACACACAAGCGATGATGATTCAAATGTGCTTCTTCGGCGCATACTTCATCGTCTCAATACCGGCTGGCACCCTAGTGAAAAAAGTGGGTTTCCAACGAGGCATTGGCATTGGCCTAATGATCGCCGCTGCGGGCTGTTTGCTGTTTATCGCCGCTGCCAAGGCGCAAAAGTACGGTATTTTTTTAACCGCACTTTTCGTTTTAGCCGCCGGCATTACCATTTTGCAGGTCGCTGCCAACCCGCTAGTCACCGTTATGGGGCCCGCCAAAACCGCCTCAAGTCGCTTAACATTGTCTCAAGCGTTTAACGCACTAGGTACAACCGTTGCCCCTATTGTCGGCGGAGCGCTCTTGTTTACCGTTGCTGGGCAATACGCCACCAAAGCTCAAGAAGCTGAAAGTGTTATTGTCCCTTATATTGGGTTGGCCATTTTGCTGGTGGTTTTAGCGGCTATCTTTACTCGCATTAGCCTCCCAACCCCCTCAAACATAGAAGAAGAGACCAGCGACGCGCCAAGCGCTAGCATTCTACAGCATCGCCATTTGGTGCTGGGGGCGGTCGCTATCTTTATGTATGTGGGTGCTGAAGTGGCTATTGGGAGCTTACTCGTTAACTTCTTTGGCCTAGAAAATATTGCCGGTCTTGCCGAAGCTGACGCGGCGCATTATGTTGCCTATTATTGGGGTGGCGCCATGGTAGGACGCTTTATTGGTGCGGCGTTAATGCAACGCATCTCCGCCAGTCTATTGCTTGCAATTAACGCCTTGGCCGTCATCGCATTGATTGCCAGCGCTATTGTCAATGATGGGCTTGTTGCCATGTGGTCTATCTTGTTAGTCGGTCTATTTAACTCGATTATGTTCCCCACTATTTTCAGCCTTGCCTTGAAAGATCTAGGACCACAAACCAGCCGTGGCTCTGGCTTCCTTTGCCTTGCCATTGTCGGCGGTGCGATACTGCCCGTTCTTCAGGGTTACATGGCCGATTCTATTGGCTTGCAAATATCCTTTATCCTACCGGCACTGTGCTACCTGTATATTGCTTACTATGGCGTTTTAGGCTCTAAAACAAAAGCGCTCTAA
- a CDS encoding GGDEF domain-containing protein: protein MSIFDSTKRKKKLKTPVGFSWLTFLYVGKTDNVFSESTRRVFIINLFTSVGVLFTFPLGIVSLVNGQLVLGYSLLLIAFLYAMNHVYLRRTHNHALSGNFVIYPLYILMIYLVYTGGVKGTGHVWIYCIPAVSLFLHGMKRGLIELGFFTLALIITLFFTASHFDEFGYDPALKSRILFSFIVVVFLSGIYEYSMSRFNQELTETSAKLKLVAYKDAVTDLLNRRGMLQRLESSAYSRFHLLLADVDFFKSINDEYGHDVGDYALVELANLIQASLPEKGVASRWGGEEFLIAVCDCSESDAYALAELIRQRVQEHEFVYLDHKFRMTLSFGVATMNESTSLREAITLADGRLYQAKRAGRNRTQRG, encoded by the coding sequence ATGAGTATATTCGATTCAACAAAGCGGAAGAAAAAGCTGAAAACGCCCGTTGGTTTTTCTTGGCTGACTTTTTTATACGTTGGCAAAACAGACAATGTGTTTTCTGAAAGCACTCGTCGAGTCTTCATCATTAATCTTTTTACCTCTGTTGGTGTGCTTTTTACTTTTCCGTTAGGAATCGTGTCGTTAGTGAATGGCCAGCTTGTATTAGGCTATTCTTTGCTCTTGATCGCGTTTTTGTATGCGATGAATCATGTTTATTTACGTCGCACTCATAATCATGCGTTGTCAGGAAATTTTGTTATTTATCCGCTTTATATTTTGATGATTTATCTTGTCTATACTGGAGGGGTAAAAGGGACAGGGCATGTCTGGATTTATTGTATTCCAGCGGTGTCTTTGTTTTTGCATGGAATGAAACGAGGCCTGATTGAACTGGGCTTTTTTACACTGGCGTTGATCATTACCTTGTTTTTCACCGCTAGCCATTTTGATGAATTTGGCTATGATCCGGCGTTAAAATCGAGAATTTTATTTTCCTTTATTGTGGTGGTTTTTCTGTCGGGTATTTATGAATATTCTATGTCACGATTTAACCAAGAACTAACAGAAACCTCCGCTAAGCTTAAATTGGTTGCTTATAAAGACGCGGTGACGGATTTATTAAACCGTAGAGGCATGCTGCAGCGATTAGAATCTAGCGCTTATAGTCGATTTCACTTGCTGCTGGCGGATGTGGATTTTTTTAAAAGTATCAATGATGAATACGGTCATGATGTCGGAGATTATGCGCTGGTCGAATTGGCGAATCTTATTCAAGCATCATTGCCGGAAAAAGGCGTGGCTTCGCGTTGGGGCGGGGAAGAGTTTTTAATTGCTGTGTGTGACTGCAGTGAGTCTGATGCTTATGCATTGGCTGAATTAATACGGCAGCGGGTGCAAGAACATGAGTTTGTTTATTTGGATCATAAGTTTCGTATGACGCTCAGCTTTGGAGTGGCGACGATGAATGAATCGACGTCGTTGCGAGAGGCGATCACACTCGCAGATGGGCGCTTGTATCAGGCAAAACGTGCAGGACGAAATCGGACCCAAAGAGGTTAA
- a CDS encoding 16S rRNA (uracil(1498)-N(3))-methyltransferase, which translates to MNIILLDAKNTLDDGLYGLTLRQQTHISTVIKAQQGDVLRVGLLNGKIGEGVYQPPSHDKAGYIHSLALFSSPPEPLPMVLVMALPRPNMLKRTLQNISAMGVKDLYLIHSAKVEKSYWQSPVLQTESIQQCLLEGLEQAKDTLMPNWSLIPRFRPFVEDQLPAILQDKVGLLAHPYLAERCPVDIQQPCVLALGPEGGWNEFEVSKWHEAGMQSVHLGDRILKVETVVPVLLSRLYPA; encoded by the coding sequence ATGAATATCATTTTACTCGATGCTAAAAACACCCTTGATGATGGCCTTTATGGGCTGACTCTTCGTCAACAAACCCATATTTCAACCGTCATCAAAGCCCAGCAGGGTGATGTTCTGCGAGTTGGGCTATTGAATGGGAAAATCGGAGAGGGGGTTTATCAACCGCCTAGCCACGACAAAGCGGGTTATATTCATTCGTTAGCGTTATTTTCTTCTCCGCCTGAACCTTTGCCTATGGTATTGGTGATGGCGCTGCCTCGTCCGAATATGTTGAAGCGTACTTTGCAAAACATATCGGCAATGGGTGTTAAAGATTTATATCTGATTCATTCTGCCAAAGTGGAAAAAAGTTATTGGCAAAGCCCTGTTTTGCAAACGGAATCGATTCAGCAATGTTTGCTCGAAGGGCTGGAACAAGCCAAAGACACCCTGATGCCAAATTGGTCTTTGATTCCCAGATTTCGTCCTTTTGTCGAGGATCAGTTGCCCGCGATTTTACAAGACAAAGTTGGCTTGTTGGCGCATCCGTATTTGGCTGAGCGTTGTCCTGTCGATATACAGCAACCTTGTGTACTGGCGCTTGGGCCAGAAGGTGGATGGAACGAATTTGAAGTGAGTAAATGGCACGAAGCGGGCATGCAATCGGTGCATTTAGGGGATCGTATCTTGAAAGTGGAGACCGTGGTGCCTGTTTTATTATCCCGTTTATACCCCGCTTAG
- the thrC gene encoding threonine synthase, translated as MKYISTRGKAPALSFADVLLAGLANDGGLYVPETLPHYSKAEIASWANLSYQELAFKVMWPFVEGDIPADAFKSMIDDAYAGFNHASIAPMVQVGNNEWILELFRGPTLAFKDFALQLLGRLMDYVLSERKEKLVILGATSGDTGSAAIEGCRHSEHLNIFILHPYQRVSEVQRRQMTTVIDDNVFNIAVKGNFDDCQGMVKSSFADQSFLKGAKLGAVNSINWARIMAQIVYYFSSALSVGAPHRKVSFSVPTGNFGDIFAGYLAKKMGLPIDQLVVATNQNDILHRVIAENDMSRQSLNVTLSPSMDIMVSSNFERLLFDAHGRDGAAIDDLMARFNKGDVSLNDQAWSFVKDNFDSYKVDDATTCEVIADVFAKTQYLLDPHTAIGLEAARHCWKDTSVPMITLATAHPVKFPEAVEKAGCETPTLPEHMKDLFEREESYTVLDNSLSDVQAFVAEKI; from the coding sequence ATGAAATATATTTCTACTCGTGGTAAGGCGCCAGCACTGTCTTTTGCTGATGTCTTATTGGCTGGTTTGGCGAATGATGGCGGCTTGTATGTGCCAGAAACCTTACCGCATTACAGCAAAGCAGAAATCGCGTCTTGGGCGAATTTAAGTTACCAAGAGCTGGCCTTTAAAGTGATGTGGCCTTTTGTGGAAGGCGATATTCCGGCTGACGCGTTTAAAAGCATGATTGATGACGCTTATGCTGGCTTCAATCACGCTTCTATTGCGCCCATGGTACAAGTAGGCAATAACGAATGGATACTTGAATTATTCCGTGGCCCAACCTTGGCGTTTAAAGATTTTGCCTTGCAACTGCTTGGTCGCTTAATGGACTATGTTCTGTCTGAGCGCAAAGAGAAGTTGGTGATTCTGGGGGCGACATCCGGCGATACGGGTTCGGCCGCGATTGAAGGTTGTCGTCATTCTGAGCATTTGAATATCTTTATTTTGCACCCTTATCAGCGTGTATCCGAAGTACAGCGTCGTCAAATGACCACGGTGATCGACGATAACGTATTTAACATCGCGGTGAAGGGCAATTTTGATGATTGCCAAGGCATGGTGAAATCCAGCTTTGCCGATCAGTCTTTCTTGAAAGGCGCTAAGTTAGGCGCGGTTAACTCGATTAACTGGGCGCGTATCATGGCGCAGATCGTTTACTACTTCTCTTCTGCATTGTCTGTTGGCGCGCCGCATCGTAAGGTGTCTTTCTCTGTGCCAACGGGCAACTTTGGTGACATTTTTGCCGGCTATTTGGCGAAAAAAATGGGCTTGCCAATCGATCAGCTTGTGGTGGCGACTAACCAGAACGATATTTTGCATCGGGTGATCGCAGAAAACGATATGAGCCGTCAGTCTTTGAATGTCACCTTGTCACCCAGTATGGATATCATGGTGTCGAGCAACTTTGAGCGTTTATTGTTTGATGCGCATGGTCGTGACGGCGCGGCGATTGACGATTTGATGGCGCGCTTCAATAAAGGCGATGTGTCGTTGAATGATCAAGCTTGGTCTTTTGTAAAAGATAACTTTGACAGCTATAAAGTGGACGACGCAACAACCTGTGAGGTGATTGCCGATGTGTTTGCTAAAACACAATACCTTTTAGATCCTCATACGGCGATAGGTCTTGAAGCGGCGCGTCATTGCTGGAAAGATACATCCGTCCCTATGATCACCTTGGCAACGGCGCACCCAGTGAAGTTTCCAGAAGCGGTCGAAAAAGCCGGTTGTGAAACACCTACCTTACCAGAGCACATGAAAGATCTTTTTGAACGTGAAGAATCTTATACCGTGTTAGACAATAGCTTGAGCGATGTGCAGGCTTTTGTTGCTGAAAAAATTTAG
- a CDS encoding homoserine dehydrogenase, translating to MKPVKVGICGLGTVGSGSFNILRNNAEEITRRVGRSIVIEQVGARRDNDACDTSGINVTRDIFDVVNNPEIDIVLELIGGTSVAKELVLTAIKNGKHVVTANKALIAEHGNEIFARAQEKGVIVAFEAAVAGGIPIIKQIREGLSANRIEWLAGIINGTGNFILTEMSQKGRGFEDVLAEAQALGYAEADPTFDIEGIDAAHKLTILASIAFGIPLQFEKTYTEGISRITAEDVAFADDLGYAIKHLGIARRSKAGIELRVHPTLISHKQLLANVNGVMNAIMVQGDVVGPTLTYGAGAGALPTGSSVIADVIDVARTLTADPTNRVPHLAFQANALSSMQVLPVEDIECGFFLNMTIKDRAGVLANITQILSMNDISIESLIQREREGSELVPLVVMTHDVKERNMNAAIAAIEALPDVAGTVQRIRVENLA from the coding sequence TTGAAACCGGTAAAAGTCGGAATTTGTGGGCTGGGGACAGTGGGGTCCGGTAGTTTTAACATTCTTCGTAATAATGCGGAAGAGATTACACGACGTGTGGGTCGCAGTATTGTTATTGAGCAAGTAGGTGCCCGTCGTGATAACGACGCTTGTGATACCTCCGGTATTAATGTTACCCGTGATATTTTTGATGTCGTCAATAATCCAGAGATAGACATTGTACTTGAGTTAATTGGCGGAACGTCGGTTGCGAAAGAGCTGGTCCTTACCGCCATCAAAAATGGCAAGCATGTGGTGACAGCCAATAAGGCGCTGATTGCTGAACATGGCAATGAAATTTTTGCTAGAGCGCAAGAAAAAGGCGTTATTGTTGCGTTTGAAGCGGCGGTTGCTGGCGGCATTCCTATTATTAAGCAAATTCGAGAAGGTCTGTCGGCCAACCGTATTGAGTGGTTGGCGGGTATCATCAATGGCACAGGCAATTTCATTTTGACTGAAATGAGTCAAAAGGGTCGTGGATTTGAAGATGTCTTGGCTGAGGCTCAAGCACTTGGTTACGCAGAAGCGGACCCAACTTTTGATATTGAAGGCATTGATGCCGCGCATAAGTTGACGATTCTTGCGTCTATCGCTTTTGGTATTCCTCTGCAATTTGAAAAAACCTATACCGAAGGCATTAGCCGTATTACCGCTGAAGATGTGGCCTTTGCCGATGATCTTGGTTATGCCATCAAGCATTTGGGCATTGCTCGTCGTTCTAAAGCGGGTATTGAATTGCGAGTTCACCCGACGTTAATTTCCCATAAGCAACTGTTGGCCAATGTGAATGGTGTGATGAACGCTATTATGGTGCAAGGCGATGTGGTCGGTCCAACGTTGACTTACGGAGCGGGTGCTGGCGCATTGCCAACTGGCTCGTCGGTAATTGCGGATGTGATCGATGTGGCTCGTACTTTAACGGCGGATCCAACTAACAGAGTGCCGCATTTGGCGTTCCAGGCCAACGCTTTGTCAAGCATGCAGGTATTGCCTGTGGAAGATATCGAGTGTGGCTTTTTCCTTAATATGACGATTAAAGATCGTGCTGGTGTGCTGGCGAATATTACGCAAATCTTGTCGATGAATGACATCAGTATCGAGTCATTGATTCAGCGCGAGCGCGAAGGCAGTGAATTAGTGCCTTTAGTGGTGATGACGCATGATGTGAAAGAGCGCAACATGAACGCGGCCATTGCGGCGATTGAAGCTTTGCCGGATGTTGCTGGCACTGTGCAACGAATCCGTGTTGAGAATTTAGCGTAA
- a CDS encoding thioredoxin fold domain-containing protein, producing MTNFFRSLSRPAMVSLLLLPLSNTVFADQSAVLSAVQAALPQYEVESTELHDGAGLYVVVLKDGPTLHVTQDGKYFVAGDLYRIDNTALENETEKAKLAKVEALPESQMIVYKAKNEKAHITVFTDVDCGYCRMLHKEVPKLNDAGVTVRYLAYPRAGIGSEAYRKMVSVWCSADPQDWLTKVKLGAEIPENKCVNPVADQYKLGNEVGVRGTPSIVLDNGAFLPGYLPAAELVKHLGL from the coding sequence ATGACGAATTTTTTCCGCTCTCTGTCGCGTCCTGCTATGGTGAGTTTGTTGCTCCTTCCCCTGTCAAACACGGTTTTTGCCGATCAATCGGCGGTGTTGTCTGCCGTTCAAGCGGCGTTGCCTCAATATGAAGTAGAAAGTACTGAGCTACATGATGGCGCGGGCTTGTATGTCGTTGTGTTGAAAGACGGCCCGACTTTGCATGTTACCCAAGATGGGAAATACTTTGTTGCGGGCGATCTATACCGAATAGACAATACGGCGCTTGAGAACGAAACAGAGAAAGCGAAACTGGCCAAAGTAGAAGCCCTGCCAGAGTCACAAATGATTGTTTATAAAGCAAAAAATGAAAAGGCACATATCACTGTATTTACCGATGTTGACTGTGGCTACTGTCGAATGCTGCATAAAGAAGTACCCAAGCTGAATGATGCTGGGGTGACGGTTCGCTACTTGGCGTATCCAAGAGCCGGGATAGGATCTGAGGCGTATCGTAAAATGGTCAGTGTTTGGTGTTCGGCTGATCCGCAAGACTGGCTTACCAAGGTCAAGTTGGGCGCTGAAATTCCTGAAAACAAATGTGTTAACCCGGTCGCAGATCAGTATAAACTAGGCAATGAAGTTGGAGTGCGAGGTACGCCAAGTATCGTGCTGGATAATGGTGCTTTTCTACCGGGATATTTACCAGCGGCTGAGTTGGTAAAACACCTTGGGTTATAG
- the rplS gene encoding 50S ribosomal protein L19: MSNKTKLIQQIEAEQMTKEVPAFGPGDTIVVQVKVKEGSRERLQAYEGIVISKRNRGLNSAFTVRKISSGIGVERAFQTYSPLVESIEVKRRGDVRQAKIYYLRERSGKSARIKEKLAKR; encoded by the coding sequence ATGAGTAATAAAACTAAACTGATTCAGCAGATAGAAGCTGAACAAATGACAAAAGAAGTCCCAGCCTTCGGTCCTGGTGACACTATTGTTGTTCAAGTTAAAGTTAAAGAAGGTTCACGCGAGCGTCTACAGGCCTATGAAGGCATTGTAATCTCTAAGCGTAACCGTGGTCTTAACTCAGCATTTACCGTGCGTAAAATTTCTAGCGGTATTGGTGTTGAGCGTGCTTTCCAAACGTACAGCCCTTTGGTTGAAAGCATCGAAGTTAAACGCCGCGGTGACGTGCGTCAAGCTAAGATCTACTACCTACGCGAGCGTTCTGGTAAATCTGCACGTATCAAAGAAAAATTGGCTAAACGTTAA